Genomic DNA from Parasteatoda tepidariorum isolate YZ-2023 chromosome 3, CAS_Ptep_4.0, whole genome shotgun sequence:
ttaataataNAAAAAATGTAAGGAATTCAAGAGCAGAAAGACCCCAGATAAAcgcattttaaagttattttactctaaagaactagtaaatgtggtaactcgtaataaaaacaatagaaatgcaaaaaatagttgtctatataataagttaaacaaaaaaaaagaattataaacattataaaaatttaaaagaaaagaagattaagaaaatgaattcaatttaatttttttgaggaatactggtttaaaaaatttatctctaaTTGGTAGGTTTTTCGTAAATGTGGTAAAACATTGGTCAAACCTCAACAAATGTCaacattagttttattttaagttaattcaaacttaattcattattaCCTCAGTCAGTATCTTTAAAATTGAcagtaaaatcaaatatataactAGAATAAtctgacaaaataaatataaccaaAAGTATTTTTGCTATCATAAcgtatattcaattttattaagtcagaaatcttaattttaaattaagctttcaatactttatgaaatattgcgtgttaacaaattatttccaatcgttcatttcaatttataataacttaaattgaaaatttatgaaatatagatttctataattatattaagaaaattaatcacTTAATATTGATTGTctataaaacaagatttttttacttattttctcgTTCATGGACTTCAATGTAACCCActcttaataattattgtataccattataaaaaaacaagcaatgtcgttataaattaaaataaaaatatcatgttcgagtcactgaaataaataaaacaattttatttattatactcaAATGTAAGCCGGAATCGTGAACTAATGAGtgaattgatataaatatttaaaacttagcttagaaaagaactataattattGCTTTGGTTTTATGttctattttgttattattcttttattctaaaacttgaattttacattaaaactaagttaattacttttgtaaaatcgcttgcattaaaaaaaaattggttcatGCGGAAGTGTGGTTTGAAAGTGCAATTAAAGACCCTTTTGAAATAAAGCGTACAAATGTCTGCttgttttttatctttatgaaTCAGTCAGtaatctttaattgtttttcgtttGCGCATGGTGCAAGAAACATTCTTACCTGAAAATCATTTGagttcttgattttttttttccttttaaattttctctttaagttcgaaattatctttattagaTTCGTTTTAtgagttttgcatttttctctGTTATTTTCTAACCTTCACTCCCGgcactaagaagaaaaaaaagtatgattaaaacttccagaatatagtaaaatataccgtgcttctggctctatgggaacaccaaaaagctcataaatttttaccaaagagcttttgtaataattttggaaaaattaacaataaaatacaatttgataatatatgataaaatttagtaatttcatcatgataccttagtgcatgatataaaaattcctttattcggtaaaatttgcttttccatatttttttctaaatgtgtgatataagaactataaacattaaataccatatattaaTTACGGTAATTAAATACCGTATagtaaatatcgtatattttagttttatttatcagaattatatatattttttttaaaaaatgacaatgccatgtatggtaattttactagattttttttctccgtacaAATTGAAGGAATACATGCAACATTAGActtaaatgactttaaaaatattttttaaaaaatgcatatattacaTTACTGCCAttatacattgttttatttatttagaaattaccgttatttttatttatttatttttcaatttgactccagaaataattattagatataTTATCATAATATGTAGTCTAGACATTAATATGATCTACTTGATGAATGAAGTTTGACGTTCCTAGTTGaaagcatttcaaataaatgcagtattttttttttttttaaatcattcaaaatgatttaaccGGGTTAAATTGTCGCGTAGACGACACTACCAacaaaattattccatttatcGTTATCGTAAAGATATCGCTTaaagggtgaaaaaaaaaagcaggagCAGAAGTAAAAGTAACAGATGACAAAATGACAGTAATGTAAACAAATCAACAAGACCATAATAAAAGATGATTATGAATGCATCAATTACTATTTTTCCTGAAAGTTATCTATAATAAGATCTGTCAAAAGCAAAGAATAGTGAATACTAGTTAGAACTATTGGAGTGTGTAAAGATTTCTATAACCAACCTTAAAAGAAGTTGGAAtgaatcaaaaatgaataatgcaTCTTTCGGTGACTGATATACACAACGTAATGACGTTTATAAACAAACTAAAGtagaaatattcattaaatcaaaacagTTGCTGCtttgatttaatgaattttgctaaatttaagtaaaataaaaaatttaaaaaaataaacgtagTTTTGAAACGCagcattgttaattttaaagacattatacatggagaaaaaattctgataaaattactgtactgtaggCGCATAAGCAAACCATACCACGGATTGGAAACTTGGCGATTGCAGTTGGAATTGGCGATGATAACGCGTAAATGTGATGGGAGAACGAAATTACACATTAACCTAAACAGCAATTTGACGGTAGTGACAtttccggtaaaaaaaaaaaaaaaaaaatcgtaattcgggttattaaaactaatatatacGGTATTCAAACAATTCATTGGTATGCAGAAAAATTTCCGTGTAAGCGGAACATGggatctttaaaagaaatacttctgtttttgtttttttctttctttttaagtttaaactgatttaaattttctttcttcttttgtaAATTGTTCGTGATGGCAACTAAGCTTccacggttttttttttttaattcaaatttagtcACTAATTgctttttgcataatattttgcattattcgGAAAAGGATGCATCGTTCTCttgcacgaaaaaaaaaattctggtaaaattactgtactgtataataataacatttctgtttataaaaaaatatatatataaatctgcttaataaaatctaaatacatggtatttaaaccatttatttggtaatttttttcgtatttatttaacagttacgattataattataataatattataataatagttataattacagttataattatattataataatagttataattacagttataataataattgacacccggtggctgagcggtagcgcttcgcgctgtcgtgccacaggtccctggttcgatcctcgggctgggcaaggttgactcagcctttcatcccttcagtgggtcgataaatgagtaccaagcatgcttgggaactaaacactgggggttttgatttcggctgaccacctgaccggaacatctgctcctgcatcccagagcccaaggtcacagagcccaaggtcaagaaaactgagatggacacagtagtccttggccctctatgagctgtcgcgccactaagtttagtttagttataataataattattacttatttcatattgttaCAGTTTATCATATAATAACCGCAccattagtaaaaatacaaaattgaaaagtatatttaacctgatcaatggtttttatgccatgctcttcatgataaatttaccaagctttaccatattttatccattataaaactatattttatagttaattttgcCCAAATCATTGCCAAAGCACTTCAGGGAAAGTACCGAGCTATTTGGTATTCCCATAGAGTTAGAAACACGGTGAATTGTACCTTATTTTGGTAGTTCTGACCATACCTTATTTCCATGCGTATGAAGTAAACCTGTAAACAGTTTTGGAAAGTAGGTAAAGGTTTAAAGTGTGAAAACTTTGTACATTATTAACTGTTGTCGTTAAAAATggatcaaaatttttagaaaatttatgaattcgTCATATGATTTATCTATTATGAATAGTATTGGTTAGTGTGTAAAGGCTTTTGTTTAaagtttgcatattttattgagaaaaaataaaattatttttaagtattttaaaattaattcttctttctttatttttagtattccACTAAAGAATGAAGTTTCTTATTTCCTGCTTCCTCTTTTTAGGTaagataatttgataattatgtTTCGCAGATGCATATGtgtcataattattattcattaattaatgtttaactaTTATCAGTTAATTATTGCAAGGTAAAGTTCTATGAGCAAGAATTATCAATTCTTACTCagataataagtttattaagaaaatttcgcttattcaaaaaaaaaaaagaattttaaaaaaaaaattctaaatttcattcttaCATAATACGTTTACATAAATAcgaattttccattttaaatttaaggaggATTATTGCAAATGTAGCAAAGAAacacattaaacatagtttaaataaaggttgaatttcaataataatgaagataaattattaacataattttttttttattatttcttgtattgttaaaactatttgaaGACTAAATAtcatacaaaacaaattttaaaaaataaaattaaataaatatgaactttttattttaaatttaagaaataatacaactaatatatataattgtaacaaaaattatattaaaataaaatgttttaaccaaacattaactttttatcaaaattataattcatttacataattaataattaggccaaaaatttacgatttataaaaatacaattaaaatttttttttcattctcaaaaattatttggagaaaaaatctcccattaaaaaaaattttcaagtaaatacTGACACAAACAACGTCATAACAAAagcatattacaaaattatgtctttatcgaaaatttacttttaataaaaataaaaagtcatttacgttattctttattatatagtacaataaataattacgtAATACGTcgtactatttataaaaatacaataaacatacaatataataaaattatataataaaaattaaataaaaatatttttttagcttaaataattttcattatcattccaagaattataattttataagattttttttccttcatttataGGGGTAGCTGCCTTAGCAGAAGAACGAGTAAGTACTTAgaataatagaatttatttatttatgccaaattaatagtttttaatgctGTGtagaattttaagtatatttcatttatacaatACAACAGATCTCGGAAACATTTTCATCAACTtccttaattatattaatgtcCGGTTTGATTTTcacaaacattattaaaatattttagttactttactgattattaatatactttatgattaatattattgCATAATTAGTAAGTTTTAGTTCCACTcatcaaaattcattttgcaATCTTGGAATTATTTCCTTATCATTAAATCACATTTCCCATTCTTCAGAATCAGAATTAAAACGCTCTTCGGGTGTTGAGGGAAATTCCATCAGAGATAAGTCCATTGCTTAGCAACCGTGGGTGAAACTCTCGTTTCAACTGAAAATTAGATACCGATCCTTTCCAAAACTATGCAATGAAAAGGAATTGGAGGGAAAAGTTTCCCTGAATAGAAGCTTCTATGGTTAAACTTTCCCCTAAAACAGCAGTGCTTTCCTGCGTAAGTGGAGTTACCTTAACTAATATTCACTGATGCATACAGGAAAAGAATTGTccgaatttctaaaaaaaaaaattctttacgaataattttttgtaaattatttagcaattatatgtttaaaaaatttaaatttattacccTGAGCTATGTTAAAGGAAAACCTAAAACTTTTTCAACCTCTTATaacattaacttcaaaaatcataaattcatttttcttcccttcaatattaatatcaatttcaaaactACGCCATAGATTCATTAttgagaataagaaaaattattagttcagaatagatggtgttttctacactagagAGCGCTGCAAGCTTTTTACCGTCCTTATTTCCGGTTTACTTTATCCTATGTATTTTGAGCCCCTTTGGCTCAACGTGTTCATTGTGTAGAGTGCATCCTCTCATCTAAAagataatttggaaaataaacttAGTCTCGCTACTCTAACTAAATGACAACACTAACGTATGCACGGTGTACTACTTGGCAACAAGAACAAATAGTAATTAGTCAGAAGAAGCCAAAACAGGActgccaaaaaaaaatagttctttccAAATTTAACAACCATGTTACTTCATTTAAcaatataactataaataactaaagcaaattttcacttcaaactcaacAAAGTTGCTTAAGAACATGAGCATCATATAAAACTCGGTAAATTTAAGCTCAGAAATgatataattcatttcttttattggaaacaaaattatctgtttgaaaatatcccTCACGCAATAATCTGTAATAAGCAGCTTTAAACTTTCTGACCGGAAGTCGTAAAaagttcgaaaataaaaataaaaatttaacatttgtattgaaaacGCCATCCATGAAGGAGTAGATTAAGATAACATTTTGTAgcttttttcagttaaaattggTAAGTTTTCATGGATTGGAAATGATTTTCACAGCAAAATCGCTTATCAttacaatgatttttaattttaggtcaAACGGCAAGCTTCTTACACATTTCCAGGCCCACGAAGCGATAGGTCATATAGGCCGTCATTAAGTGCAGCTCCCGTTTATGTAGCAGAACATGAAGCAGCTGAAGTTTATCCAGCAACAAGAAGACAATCACAACCTCAATATGCAGCAGCGCAACCAAGAGCTCCAGTACAACAAGCAGTTGCAGCTCCTGCTCCACCACCACCTCCTGAATACGAACCAGCCCCTAGACAACAAGCAGCACCACGAGCACAATCATCATCAGCAGCGTCTAGAAGAAGAGGTTCCTCATCTGCAGCAAGCAACCGAgcaaacaaagtaaaaattttactaaattaactccttgttttcaattaaaccttcttataaataaaaatacattaaacaaaatttgaaaaaaataatttaaaaaatttattaaaaaattaaataaataaaaagactttATAAACAACCACAAACTTTACCGAGATAAAATTAAGGCAGGATGCACAAAATTAAAGTgatggttttcaaaaatttataacaggaagaaaaaaaacaattctagaaAATATGTTCATTAACTTTTCTCCCATGAGTTTCTGGTTTTAGTTCAAAGTTTTTTCATACAGAATATTCtccttatttttctcttttttgttttaaaataaaaataaaatactactgtaacttatatttttccatttctgctaaaaaaaaaaaaaaacgaaaatgttatTGTCAGTCTGTAACAGCGGCTGAATATTAAGGAACAGAacaacaaagaaattatttacatttaaaataaaaccaaaaaaaataaaaaaaaaaatttccttaattgaTTTCCAAGTCGAACCGAAATCCAtcgaatttcatttaaagaaaaataaaacttaggaaGCTTTGAAACTGGAAGACTGGGCATTTAcatcaatttaataatgaacattgaaatacattaaattaatatattattgacAAGATTAATGGCAAAAGAGGgtttaaaatgacttattttattgaatgagcCTCTTGGtacgaaaattaattatttattttgtcgtttaagaaaaatcattataaataaacgTCTTGTTACAATTGTTTAATAGGTTCCACACCAATAAACTCAGAGATTGTCTTCTCTAgcatatcaattaaaataaaaagataatttccatttcttctttttttaaaaaaaaaaaaatactgaaagaaagtaactttttaaaccgaatcatttcttaaaacaacGATAAATTACGGGAAAAgtaaaaagattataataatataatcaaagattacaaaaacaattgtaaaaaaatcacttgCTATTTTATTCTTGATCTCTTTAATTCTAGAATTCAACTAAGTGAACAAACTTCTGTTAGATTTCGCGTGAcaacaataatacaaaatttcttcATGTTAGTTCAAATAATCTTAAGCTTTCCTCCATTTTAACAACagattaattaatgataataataaaaagttttcgcCATCATTGAAATTCTATAGAATTTTTTCGAACTTAACATTTCATTTGGTTGTGTAATAAACaccaaaaaacttaatttcaaaaatacgaattgcttgaaaaatttgaaagatactATCCTGTCTTTATTTCCCATTTTCCATCTGACAACAGCCGTaacataacatttataattcGGTTCTTGCAACTAATCAGATGTTAACGCCGAATCACGTGGTTATGCATGACGCttaaattttgggtttattaTAGCGCTGAATCAATTTTTGGAGGATTTAATTTGATGCCGGAaagcgacgtcacgcgtgtttgtcgaacctgattggctgacCCACGCATGACTTTGCTTTCAAGTATCCAATAAACAATTAGTCAAATTTTCCTTTTGTGATGTAGCTGAATTAACTGTTAACCAATCATAAAACCAAAGAGTAAAACGTCCTCATAAAGGCCTCTTTTTTGTTCTGAATATCAAGAAAAACCGGTTCTAAAGAGTGGAAATATGTTTTTACCTTTCGTATGCATACACAAAGCAGATCTTGTTACATAAAAGAACTAATTGAATCTCTTAACTTGCTTCAAATATAAAccgaaacagttaaaaaaaactccctCCGCTCACGTTGTGTATTAATCCATagataatcttaaaatttttgcgaaatCCAACAAAGGAAATATCTTAACTactcaaaacaataaatagaaatttaatagcaaaaattaCTCCAACGCCTTCAACTATTCTAAAATTCTTGCctggtttaaaaatgaaagataatcAAAACGTTGAATTGGTTTGATTGTTGGCGGAAGtgatgctttttaaatatttcaagaggCATATAGAACTTTCTCTGGCTGACGACAAAAATTTCAGTTGAGAGTTGAGCTTGCCTGATGCATAATATTCTGTCTAAGCGATATTTTATTCCACCAGATTCTATTAAAAGCtcattttatcaaacatttggCAGATATAGATTTGTCACAAACTGTTTCTGTACTCATGACATCCTTTGTTTTGCAGTATGGTTCAGCTCCTCAACAGTCATTAAATGGACATGCTGAGGATGATGAAGAGGAAGCAGGGCCAGATCCTTTGACTCTTCTCCTAGAAGACTCACAATTCACCTGTGGTGGAAAGCAAGACGGTTACTACGCTGATGACAGTGTCAACTGCCAGGTCTTCCATTACTGTGTTGGTGGAGCTAAACATTCTTGGATGTGTCCTGAAAACACCGTCTTCCATCAAGTTCATCTTAACTGTGTGCCAGATTCTCAAGATATTTGTGCCCAATCGCAAAAGTTCCACTTtgtgaatgaatatttatacaaagtaagtataaaaaaagcaGCAAAAGAAAGTATAAAGAAAGATAagcaagattaaaaataattcaatagtttaaagatattactgtaattttgctgcgagttaaatatatatttttttatgttattaagtcaaatacataaaaatcaaccgttaaaaaaatattcaaattaaatatgaagaaagaaagaaagacagaaatatatatatatatatatNgagagagagagagagagagagagagagagagagagagagagagagagagagagagagagagagagagagagagagagagagagagagagagagagagagagagagagagagagagagagagagagagagagagagagagagagagagagagagagagagagagagagagagagagagagagagagagagagagagagagagagagagagagagagagagagagagagagagagagagagagagagagagagagagagagagagagagagagagagagagagagagagagagagagagagagagagagagagagagagagagagagagagagagagagagagagagagagagagagagagagagagagagagagagagacgattgcaacgctcgaatacgccatctggagAGAAGACCGGTTCCATACCTttggcccttctcccttcccctTCCTCCCCAtgtcagttgtataggaatgtactaagatatttttcctttgcttaatattttgtgtttttaattaatataaatattttttaaaatttccatggcGCTTTCTCTTAGAACTACGTTTactgtagttttcagttccatatagtttcccatcttaaaagattttaatctatgtgAAAaccaagacagaaactaacgtacttccttgttttatgactctccacacgctaatgaagaaagcatgcgaagtgttaCCATAgatagagagttctgctctacgccacctgtagcccatttataagagaaaaatagagagagagcgtattataagagaaaaatttagaaaacataaattattagtaCAAATATTggtactaaattaaatttcaagaaacataaactaaacttaaaaaatgtttcttttttagccTATTGACTACGAAGGACCAAACAACACTGCTCGTTACTCTCAAAGATATTACCCTGATGGATATGTAGTAGGTGATCCCTTAGTTGCTCCACAACCTCAAGAACCTAGACGACCTGCAGCCCAACCACCTCCTCCTCAATATCAACCAGCACCTGCCCCAAGACCTCAGCCAAGACCACAACCCAGACCATCTGCCCCTGCACCACCTCCACCATCATACAGAGCTCCTCAACCTGCACCTCAACCCAGACCACAACCACGACCATCTAGGCCATTAGAATCTTACCCAGTAGAGGAACCTCGTGAATATAGGCCTCAACCTCCACCACAATCTGCATCGCAAACTTATCGAGGTAGTCCCGCCCAACCTCAAGGTCCACCTCCTCAAGGTTACAGAGTAGCTTCTGCCCCTCAATCCCGACCTCAATCTGCTTACACCAGCAGCGAAGAAGCTCATTATCAACCTGAACCATCACCACAAAGCAGGAGACAAGCAGCATCACCACAACCACCACAGAGGGCAACTGCAGGTTATGCTCCAAGACAACAACAATACAGGCAACCACAGCCACAGCAAACTGCCAGATCTGGAAGTGGATATCAACCCTATGCCTCAAACCAAGCAGCTGGTGTTGAATACGATGAAGATTATTAAACATccaagttttagaaatttttaaattttactgctgTGATTAGTCACATTTTGACACATGTCAAGCCATTGTCTTTGTGTACTTTATTGGATTTACATCAGGATTGTAAATCCAATGCTTGTTACTTATGATTAGCTTTAGGCTAGTCTTGTATAAATTATTCCATATTTTGCCAGAGGCAAAAGATATACGGGGTTTGTTTTAAAGgactctgtttttttaaaaaactcatctGCTCAAGATAActcatatttaatgaaaataatttatgcatcaTTGCAATAATTAGTCAATTTATttcggtaaaaaattttatttaactcgaacattttttccctttctacatacataattttacagtaaaatcagtAAAGAGAATCTGAATTCttgattgtataaaataaatttttaaaatttcatttattttgtttaaaaaaagaggaagcTTTACTAGAAGGAATTATGCATGGCAGAAGCTTATATCAATAGTACGCTTTCATACAAATCAGTCAGATAAGTCAACTCTTCATTCATAAAGCACATTTGTATAAAgtatgtttaattaataaatgttatgtattttatattgtttattacgactcttcttttctttcccagtttgtaaagttccaacaattttaaatatgtttccagtaaaattttaaactatatactaCTTAAAATATACAACTTTCGGACTAAAATATAGTATActgaattaagaaaaagtttataaaaactgaaacacatcgcatagtttaaaaatgcaaaaaaaataataactattgcccctttataaaatactaaaaccAGAGCTGCCAACCATTATGGATTGTCTGTGAAATGTCGATTTTATTATAAGTaggtaaaagaatttataaatttccttttaaaaattgaatttttaaat
This window encodes:
- the LOC107456798 gene encoding serine/arginine repetitive matrix protein 1; protein product: MKFLISCFLFLGVAALAEERVKRQASYTFPGPRSDRSYRPSLSAAPVYVAEHEAAEVYPATRRQSQPQYAAAQPRAPVQQAVAAPAPPPPPEYEPAPRQQAAPRAQSSSAASRRRGSSSAASNRANKYGSAPQQSLNGHAEDDEEEAGPDPLTLLLEDSQFTCGGKQDGYYADDSVNCQVFHYCVGGAKHSWMCPENTVFHQVHLNCVPDSQDICAQSQKFHFVNEYLYKPIDYEGPNNTARYSQRYYPDGYVVGDPLVAPQPQEPRRPAAQPPPPQYQPAPAPRPQPRPQPRPSAPAPPPPSYRAPQPAPQPRPQPRPSRPLESYPVEEPREYRPQPPPQSASQTYRGSPAQPQGPPPQGYRVASAPQSRPQSAYTSSEEAHYQPEPSPQSRRQAASPQPPQRATAGYAPRQQQYRQPQPQQTARSGSGYQPYASNQAAGVEYDEDY